A portion of the Punica granatum isolate Tunisia-2019 chromosome 7, ASM765513v2, whole genome shotgun sequence genome contains these proteins:
- the LOC116215230 gene encoding transcription factor PRE3-like, translating into MSGRRSRSRPGQYPSSGSNVPAITEDQIRDLVSKLQQLLPELHSRSSDRVSAAKVLQETCNHIRSLQREVDDLSERLGELLATSDSAEAAIIRSLLSP; encoded by the exons ATGTCGGGAAGAAGGTCAAGATCCAGGCCAGGTCAGTACCCTTCCAGCGGTAGCAATGTCCCTGCGATCACCGAGGATCAGATCCGTGACCTCGTCTCCAAGTTGCAGCAACTTCTCCCCGAGCTCCACAGCCGGAGTTCCGACAGG GTCTCGGCTGCGAAAGTTTTACAGGAGACATGCAACCACATCAGAAGCTTGCAGAGAGAGGTCGATGATCTGAGCGAGCGGCTTGGCGAACTACTGGCGACCAGTGACTCGGCAGAGGCCGCCATCATCAGAAGCCTACTTTCCCCATGA